The sequence tctggGTTAAACTGGGAAATATTAGAATTCAGCAGATTTCCAATTCCTTGTTATCTGTTTTAACATCTCTTTAGTGCTGTATGTCCTAGTCATAAGACCACATTTCTAAAAGATGCATAGCTATCTTAGTTATAATGATGACTGTACTACAAAATTTTCCTAAgaatagtaagaaaattttaGAGCTATAAATTGAAGTCAATGATCCTTAAACCTCTATTTGATTGAGCTGATTGTGAGGTCATACAACTCATCACTTGCGCCATCATATCTTCAAAACGTCTACTTTGTTCTGCCATTTGACTAGCTTGTTGTTCCAACATGCTCTTAAGTTGATCTACCTCTCCTTTCAACAAATCAACCTTAGCATTAGCTTCTGCATCTGCCTCCACACGTTTTTGCTCAGATTCCTGGAGTTGTTTCTCAAGGTCATGCATTATGGATGAGGAGGAGCCCTTTAACTTTGTAGGAGTAATACCGGCCCCATAGCCACGAACTCGTCCATGACGCTCAGGTCCAAACACCTCCGTAAACATTTGGTCTTGAGACATATGCAATGCTCCCTCATTCACTTGAGCAGTAAGATTCCTCAAAGCCATCTAAAGAGAAAAGTAATTGTATAACATGCaacaaaaccacataaaaaattaccatATACAACTAATTATATCATATGATTAGAAGGTTTCATACCAATGCATCTTGTGTTGGTTCATTTACTGCTTGCCCATTAGGTTGAACATGGGTGACGTCAAATAATTGAACTCTTGTAGGGTCATGACCCGTCTTCTCTTTCTACCATTTGACAAAACAAAGGAGGAAATAAACTTGGTTTTTGACTAGATTATAATTATAAGAATAAGCAAAAAAGGTATTTTCGACAAAAACATCATGTGTAACTATATGAACTCTGataatttatcaaattataCCTCTTCCGCACTCCGTTGTTGAAAACTTTTTGATCCAGAAGTGTGGACAATATCATTTTTGCTCCGATTGTTCTTGTTTATCAAACACATGTCCTACATTAAGAATGATAAGTATGCATTAACTACATTTCTAATAACACAATAATTAATCTTTGCCTACATTATATTAGCGTGCCCAGCCTTGATTAAGCACTAATAAACATTATAATAGAATCAAAACATAGAATATTATACTAAATCAACTATGCATCAATACATAACCACCAAGGttttatatttacattttaTTGTATACAAACCAGCCACTCCAAAACATTCAagcaatttgtattttaaatgttttaagttttttcttattttttgacaAGTGAGATAAAAATTATTCTAAGAAGCCATTAAATGTTTACTCCCCCTTTAATAATCTACTGCATTAACCATACACTTATTCTAAGTTTCTGACAGAAGAATACCCATCAACAGCTACATCAAGAAAAGCACTGAATGAGCTTAAAAATCATTCTTTAAAGATGAAATTTAAAAACCCATTAGaccattttataaattaaatctctatatacaaataaataatgacTTACTAATGGTAAGTCTTTATTTGCTGCATAATCTAACTAATCCTATGCCCCCATTGTCTGCTACTTATAAATTGTTAAGGTCCTACTGATCTTAATTGTTAGAAAGATGGAATGAGATGGGATGTGGTTAATGCAGTAGAATGGATTAACCGATCTTAACTGTTATAATCAGTTGAGTACATACTAGACTAAGTACATAAACTGTTCATCACAATAGCTAGATTACATCACTTCAGTTCAGTAGCTCAACACTTCATCAATTCAGCAGCAAACTAATGCAGCAGAGGTTAATGCAGTAGAATGGGTCCATTGCAATATGTAGCAGCAGTGGAGGGTCTTAACATAAAGTAATAATACTGTGTTCAAAAACTCATTCTTATCAGTTTTGATTCAAGAAAATGAGTGCAAAATTTCTTGATGGTATAACATTGTATGATGTAGAATCATTATTTGAGATAATAACAATGTAACCACACATGAATAAGGTATCAAGGATGACATAAATTCAATGATTCACAGGTAACAAAGTAACCACAAATGCATAAATTAAATTGGGTTGTAGagatgtttttcttttttaaaaataaaggcaTATTTTGTATTGCTAAGCAAGTCATCATAGGTCATAATTaagaataaattttatgtaatggTACCATATAATCTTTGTTGGTCCACAAATCCACAAGACAGTTCCAATCATCCCTCTCTACTCCAGGCGGAACATTAGCTCGTGCCTCTTCCGTTGCTTCACCATATGGCTTAAACCAATTTGTTTTTAGGAAGTCACGATAATTTGAGTAAGAATTACCCATTTGTCGCCAAACCTCTTTCTCTCGGCCCTCAACTTTGAAATACTCCtaaaatagaatgaaaaaaaatttacaaaaatgagAATATCACAAAGAAGACATAGAGGCTGCTACTAGATTTTGTTATACTACATACCAATACTTTATCAAAAAGCTTCCTTTTGTTGATATCGGGTACTTTTTTCCAATCTGTGAACTTTAGAGGTACATTTTCTTGTTCCCTAACAAGTTTTGTACATTCATTTATTAAAACACGAGCATGAGGCCCTACAGGTCTTCCATTCAACCAACTgatttcatatttttctccccCTTTAAACTCTTTGGACAATTTAAGATTCCGAGTAGGCCCTCGccctctcttcttcctttttttcttccctttagGAGTACCATTGCCACTTGAATCTCCAGCTATACAACTTGTTGCTTTGAAAGCTGCACAATAATCTTCTTCCATCTCACTCAAGCCATCCTCATCTGACTCATCATCACTATTCAAAGAATCACATGTCTCAAAACGTCTCTCCTCACCATGTCTAAACCATCGAGTATAGCTTGGGAGAATACCAATAGTAAGCAAATCACCCTCAACATCATCTCGAGTCTTTGCAAAGTAATTGTTGCATCGCTTACAtggacaaaaaattttattccccaTTGTTGTATGCTCAAATGCAAAATCTAGGAAGTCTTTAACTCCTTGTCTATACTCAGGATGGGCTCTACTCCTGAGTTTTACCCAATTGTGTTCCATCTTATATGTAGAAATGATATCTTAATATAATGCTGCAATATGAATAAAAGAACAACTTACTGAATTATTATCATCAAAGTACATCAAAGTGTTATCACTTATCAATagaaaaattattctaaaatatttttgcctATAGGGCACTATCATTGTTCTTGTCATTTTAAAACCAATGCATGAAGAACATTATATAAAATTAGGAGCATAATATCCAAGTCTTCATTTACTCAAgctaaaaattataggaaaaaattACTTGATAACTAAATCTACAAAATCAGTGATAAAGCCAGTCAAAACCAGTGATAAATCCaatgataaaaaataacttGATAACTAAATATACAAACCCAGTAATAAAAttgtaagaaattttaaatgagGGACACCCCTTAGGTTGTCCTCTTCCTGAAAAGAATACTAAAACAAGTGATAAAGCCAGTggaaaagactaaaaaaaaaagaaatattccATGTTAGAGTTTGAGATATGAAATAAGTGGGAAAAAAGTCACAATTTAAAAAGACATAACTTTGTCCTTGGCACAATGGCACCAATATGATAGCTGATAGATCACTAGTGCAATATGATAGAGTGAACAACCTGACTTGCAAATTATATAATATGATGGATAGATGATagatcttgtattttttaaattcctagTGAAATTTGAATCCTTGCTGCTGTAACACATTACCAACAAACCACTCTATGGTTCCTCTCCCAATGCCCTTTTCTCCAAGTCTTTTATGACTTATTTGGCTTCTCTGTCAAGTGAGAACCCATGTTAGATTTAGAattgagagaaattaaaatgtACAAcacatgaaacaaaacaaaattgccCAAGCCTACTACTTTCCATTGACCGTACAAATAAAGTCTCATAATCAACATGACTATAACATATGTCCCTCTCCAGTTTTTTCTCAGAGTTACAAGTTATGCAATTTACACAGACAAGATTACAACTAAAAGAATTAAGAAAACAAGaccaatttcaaaataaatgagaaatagCTAAATtacttgtatcaaaaaaaatctatagcTTAAAGGTCAAACGAAATCCTAAGCACCGAATCAAAAGAAATGGACAATAATTATACACATAGATTTTTCAAAACCAGCATCAAAATCTCAGATCAAATACTTTCACAGAAGCTCAAAACTTCATCATCCAATCCTTGTGCtccacacaaaacaaaaaacaaaaccagtGCTCATTTCCAAAGTGTGGGCGCAAGCAGTGTCTACAGggaaacaaaaattaacaaaacagcatcacaaaaaaaaaaaaaaaaaaccctcataaATCCAACCCATACTTAAATTGATACTATTGAAATACTATACCATCAACACTTATCAACTCTATAATGTACCCACAATCATCCTCAACATTCAAACTCTCTAATGCACCCCcaatcaaacaacaaaaaagcCAGAATCCTTAGGATAATGAAGAACAACATCAAAATGCTTCACGTTATCCCAATTCTCACCAAACCCATCGTTCCCTCTCATCGTCAAGACCCAACCAAATGAAATAGATGCATATCCTATATTATGATTGGAATAAAAATAACagatataaagaaagaaataaagaaaacccaAAGCCAATGCTTCAGATTCCATAGGAGAGTTACGCAATTCCAATTCCAAAGTATCCAAACCCTAGACCCAAAATTATGCTACTGCTTTCGCCTGAACCCCCAAAACACTAGGACTAACCCAAAATTGGACCAATACTTCGTAGTCTCTCTCTTCCAATGAAGAGAACGGGagtgagaaaatgagagagaataccaaaaaaaaaaaatgtttggcaAGGTCTGCTATGCAATTTACGTGAcagacttcaaaaaaaaaaaaaattctcggGAAACAAACAGAGAGTTAAATAGAGAGACCTGTAATCGGACGAAGAAGTGGCGAAGATGATATCGCCGACCACCACGCCTCTGATCGTCGTCGGAGAGCTTAAAATCAACGAAAATGGGACTGACTGAACGAaatgagttttttctttttatttttttaaattctaaatataaaTACATGGAGCCACTCTCccgcttttttcttttttcttttttcttttttctcttaacGGTTCTGTTGGTTTATTTCGAGGGTTAAACTCAAAACTTAAATCTTACAACCCTCCTAACAGGGTGGATTTAAAACAGCTTATTTAAccgaaattaaaatttttttgctgaaagcagtaaagataaagttaaaaactaGTTGAAATAGTGTGAAACTCATAAACCAAAAAGTGCGatgaaactcataaatagtaacaaaaataaattaaatagtaaaaaaaagctACATTTTTCAGCCAATACTAAACGCAACCTTAATACTTAGTACATGGACACCCATTTTTAGTGTTTATTTCGACCCTTTTTAGTTAACcccttaaaaaaattggatCAAAATAagtcaagtattttttttttttttgggtagtgagTATACTTACGTTACACATAAATTTGATAAATATGAAGTCATTCATTTAGACATGATACCGcctgaattttttctttttttttttttaaatgtaagaAAACATAGAAAACTCACCAAAAGATAGAATATCCATCATATATTGTGTTTGTttattaagtgttttttttggcattaataatccttttattttttttttatacgtcGAAATTTTACTTACTGATGGTTAGTTTTACTTTTTAGTAGCTAGACAAATACCACATGCAACTTACATAAATTTCTATGGTGGGCCTTTTTTTGTAATGTTGGGTTAGGCCACCTCCTGCTGTACTGGGTCCAAGTGTtttgagtaagggagttgagaccggtccaactACAACTCATTTTGGTCCGACTTATGCACAAATTATGCCTCATTTGCCAAGAACTTCATTCATATGCCCATAGTAGGCACCACCGGGCCTTGTGGCCCAAGTGGTACCCAATTTACCATGTGTAAAGTGGTGGGCTGTGCTAGTAATGTTGGGTTGCTTCCTACTGCACTAGGCCCAAGTTTTCTGGgtaagggagttgggaccgGTTCAAttgcaactcaatttggtccggcttgtgcgcaaactaagTCTAGTTTGCCAGGAACGTACTTGCAGCAAACAGAGCTGTTTCAGACAAGTTATGGCAAatagacataataataaaaatataaaatatctgGCTACTTAGTAGGAAATGACCAAATAATCCCCCAAACACAATCACAGtaataataatcacttttacaaaaagaaaagaacagaacAAAAGGGGGCAAATAGTAATATGTATGGGTtaatcaaaagatgaagaaattgACTAAAATCTGGTCCGCAAGAGCAAAACCAGAGAGGAAAGAACGTTCCTTCTCAACGCAATTAATCTTTCAGGAAAAATCCTACCGTGGAGATTAACTGCCCTGAGAGAAACGGACCTGAATGGCTGATG is a genomic window of Quercus lobata isolate SW786 chromosome 2, ValleyOak3.0 Primary Assembly, whole genome shotgun sequence containing:
- the LOC115976445 gene encoding uncharacterized protein LOC115976445; this encodes MEHNWVKLRSRAHPEYRQGVKDFLDFAFEHTTMGNKIFCPCKRCNNYFAKTRDDVEGDLLTIGILPSYTRWFRHGEERRFETCDSLNSDDESDEDGLSEMEEDYCAAFKATSCIAGDSSGNGTPKGKKKRKKRGRGPTRNLKLSKEFKGGEKYEISWLNGRPVGPHARVLINECTKLVREQENVPLKFTDWKKVPDINKRKLFDKVLEYFKVEGREKEVWRQMGNSYSNYRDFLKTNWFKPYGEATEEARANVPPGVERDDWNCLVDLWTNKDYMDMCLINKNNRSKNDIVHTSGSKSFQQRSAEEKEKTGHDPTRVQLFDVTHVQPNGQAVNEPTQDALMALRNLTAQVNEGALHMSQDQMFTEVFGPERHGRVRGYGAGITPTKLKGSSSSIMHDLEKQLQESEQKRVEADAEANAKVDLLKGEVDQLKSMLEQQASQMAEQSRRFEDMMAQVMSCMTSQSAQSNRALPSASRETTRNRRTKRK